The Xenopus tropicalis strain Nigerian chromosome 7, UCB_Xtro_10.0, whole genome shotgun sequence genome includes a region encoding these proteins:
- the LOC100492325 gene encoding fish-egg lectin, which translates to MLRFICLSLLGAIVSAGHSCTPFLASLVQLDAGDGMVLGVSESGHVFNWTGNDFLLVPGQQLAHVTVGPAGIWGVGKDNVVYKLLGNQWKTITGGTLKQADAGGNTFLSGVNTKNNAVCLNWGFTTSKYTAVSFSTMDGSFIYYSCGLLGCWALSSDSNNNVFYRQNVDEMDCQGNSWIQVNGNMTMTKIEAGTDGSVFGVDSGGNLYRRLGISRNNPTGTRWHPLNYPLYISHATYDSGTLWCLTPNGVVFRCQVSGSGLV; encoded by the exons ATGCTGCGCTTCATCTGCCTGTCCCTGCTGGGTGCCATTGTCTCTGCAG GACATTCATGTACGCCTTTCTTGGCGAGCCTTGTGCAGTTGGATGCTGGTGATGGAATGGTCCTTGGTGTCTCAGAAAGCGGACATGTTTTTAATTGGACGGGAAATGACTTCCTCCTGGTACCTGGACAGCAGCTGGCACATGTGACCGTAGGACCTGCTGGCATTTGGGGAGTGGGCAAAGACAATGTTGTGTACAAACTGCTGGGGAACCAATGGAAAACAATAACAG GCGGAACTCTGAAGCAAGCAGATGCTGGAGGAAATACATTTCTATCTGGAGTAAACACCAAAAATAATGCTGTCTGCCTAAACTGGGGCTTCACCACATCCAAGTATACAGCTGTGAGCTTCTCTACCATGGACGGGAGCTTCATTTACTACAGTTGTGGCCTCCTTGGCTGCTGGGCATTGAGCAGTGATTCCAACAACAATGTGTTCTACCGCCAGAATGTCGATGAGATGGACTGCCAGGGCAATTCCTGGATACAGGTCAATGGGAACATGACTATGACTAAGATCGAGGCTGGGACAGATGGCTCTGTCTTTGGTGTTGACTCAGGGGGCAACCTGTACAGAAG ACTCGGGATCTCTCGTAATAACCCAACTGGAACCAGATGGCACCCCCTGAACTACCCCCTGTATATAAGCCATGCTACCTATGATAGTGGCACTTTGTGGTGTCTCACCCCAAATGGGGTGGTGTTTAGGTGTCAAGTTTCTGGCTCAGGACTAGTTTGA